A single Anatilimnocola floriformis DNA region contains:
- the dgt gene encoding dGTP triphosphohydrolase, translating to MPHHLSWKRLLSANRPAASRSDSEKFADIDSRTAFERDHDRIVFSAPFRRLARKTQVHPLATNSHIHNRLTHSMEVACVGRTFASRVARLARERSDFEDCDATQIAWIMQSACLVHDLGNPPFGHAGEEVVRAWAAKHADEMFNVARFKSPEERAASLADWLHFEGNAQGFRLAARRDIQKVSYLNLTHASLAAAIKYPWSSADPRTAERNKHNVYSTELPLFQAMAEDLGLVLPSGQICRHPLSFLTEAADDICYRIIDLEDAVEMGIRDEASVHRLLLAIASTHGKESMRLPQLRGLAITSLIDTFWTVFEASFDQIMKGERIQDLKSSLDEKTKEHIAAIKTNYDEIFGHSKKVAMELGAYHILGRVLKALVKTINSIHDAQTFADVPFLSRRCAELVWGREFAEENFSQGHAWWLSRVSDFVSGMTDDYATKLSGDIGGHSFFDR from the coding sequence ATGCCTCATCATCTCTCCTGGAAGCGCCTCCTCTCTGCAAATCGACCGGCGGCTTCACGATCAGACAGCGAGAAGTTCGCTGATATCGACTCGCGGACAGCCTTTGAACGTGATCATGATCGAATTGTCTTCTCGGCCCCGTTTCGCCGTTTGGCGAGGAAGACGCAGGTTCATCCGCTGGCCACCAACAGTCACATTCACAATCGCTTGACGCATTCGATGGAAGTGGCCTGCGTGGGGCGAACCTTTGCCAGCCGAGTCGCCAGGCTCGCGCGTGAGCGGTCTGATTTCGAGGACTGCGACGCCACGCAGATCGCCTGGATCATGCAATCGGCCTGCCTGGTGCATGACCTGGGGAATCCTCCATTCGGTCATGCCGGTGAAGAAGTGGTGCGGGCCTGGGCGGCCAAACATGCTGACGAAATGTTCAACGTCGCGCGATTCAAAAGTCCCGAGGAGCGCGCCGCTAGTCTCGCCGATTGGTTGCACTTTGAGGGGAACGCGCAGGGCTTTCGATTGGCCGCGCGGCGCGATATCCAGAAGGTTAGTTATCTGAATTTGACGCATGCCTCGCTCGCGGCGGCGATCAAGTATCCCTGGTCGTCGGCCGATCCGCGGACTGCCGAACGCAACAAGCACAATGTTTATTCGACCGAGCTGCCGCTCTTTCAAGCCATGGCCGAGGATCTCGGTCTGGTGCTGCCGAGCGGACAGATCTGCCGTCATCCGTTGTCGTTTCTCACCGAAGCGGCCGACGACATTTGCTACCGGATCATCGATCTCGAAGATGCCGTCGAAATGGGCATTCGCGACGAAGCCAGCGTGCATCGCCTGCTGCTGGCCATCGCGTCGACCCACGGCAAGGAATCGATGCGGCTGCCGCAGCTTCGCGGCCTCGCCATTACTTCCCTGATCGATACCTTCTGGACCGTGTTCGAGGCGAGTTTCGATCAGATCATGAAAGGCGAACGAATCCAGGATCTGAAATCGTCGCTCGATGAGAAGACGAAAGAACACATCGCCGCCATCAAGACCAACTACGACGAAATCTTCGGCCACTCGAAAAAAGTGGCCATGGAGCTTGGCGCTTATCACATCCTAGGCCGCGTGCTGAAGGCGCTGGTCAAGACAATCAACTCGATCCACGATGCCCAAACGTTTGCCGATGTTCCCTTTCTTTCGCGCCGCTGCGCCGAACTGGTGTGGGGCCGTGAATTTGCCGAAGAAAACTTCTCGCAGGGACACGCTTGGTGGTTATCGCGCGTCAGCGACTTTGTCAGCGGGATGACCGATGACTACGCGACCAAGTTATCCGGCGATATTGGCGGGCATAGTTTTTTTGATCGGTAA
- a CDS encoding alpha/beta fold hydrolase: MAADWRALYPFASHFFATSSGARMHYLDEGPAEKEHAQPLLMVHGNPTWSFYWRNLVLGLRDDYRCVVPDHIGCGLSEKPQSYRYQLEQHIDNLAELVEKLDLKNVTLLAHDWGGAIGTGCVLKLPERFSRIVLFNTAAFPPPYVPYRIAACRIPIFGKVAIQGFNLFARAAITMATEKPERMTPEVQAGLLAPYDSWANRIATWRFVKDIPFTRRKPTGKKLAEIESQLWTLANKPISLIWGMRDWCFNASCLERFRKHWPTAEVHEFADCGHYVIEDAHERIVPLVRQFLAKTQSE; the protein is encoded by the coding sequence ATGGCTGCTGATTGGCGCGCGCTGTACCCGTTTGCTTCGCATTTTTTTGCAACGAGCAGCGGCGCGCGAATGCACTATCTGGATGAAGGCCCTGCGGAAAAAGAACATGCGCAGCCGCTGCTGATGGTTCATGGCAATCCGACCTGGTCGTTTTATTGGCGAAATCTAGTGCTCGGCTTGCGCGATGATTATCGCTGCGTCGTGCCCGATCACATCGGTTGTGGGCTGAGTGAAAAGCCGCAGAGCTATCGGTATCAACTCGAGCAGCACATCGATAACCTAGCCGAGCTCGTTGAAAAGCTCGATCTGAAAAATGTGACGCTCCTTGCGCACGACTGGGGTGGCGCGATTGGAACCGGCTGTGTGCTGAAGTTGCCGGAGCGGTTTTCGCGCATCGTGCTGTTCAACACGGCGGCCTTTCCACCGCCGTACGTGCCTTATCGCATCGCCGCTTGTCGGATTCCGATCTTCGGCAAAGTGGCTATTCAGGGTTTCAACCTGTTCGCCCGCGCCGCAATCACCATGGCGACCGAAAAGCCCGAGCGGATGACGCCGGAAGTGCAAGCGGGGCTGCTTGCCCCCTACGACAGTTGGGCCAATCGCATCGCTACCTGGCGGTTTGTGAAGGACATTCCGTTCACTCGGCGCAAGCCCACGGGGAAGAAGCTTGCCGAGATCGAATCGCAGCTCTGGACGCTGGCGAACAAACCGATCTCGTTGATTTGGGGCATGCGCGACTGGTGTTTCAATGCCAGCTGCCTCGAGCGATTCCGCAAGCATTGGCCCACGGCGGAAGTCCACGAGTTCGCCGACTGCGGGCATTATGTGATCGAAGATGCCCACGAGCGAATCGTGCCGCTGGTGCGGCAATTCCTCGCAAAAACGCAGTCGGAATAG
- a CDS encoding calcium-binding protein: MSATQKTAQKNSSSAARRQFLQLETLESRQMMAITAMSVDSVGTLMIRGDDTAETIVVSKSGSYTLVQYQSNGGTPITYNVGPLVTRLDIRTNGGNDTVTNNTAMPAVIYGGAGDDKLNGGSSTDYLYGEVGNDTLNGGAGGDLLYGGDGIDTLNGNGGVDQLYGDAGDDVLLGGGGIDFLHGGAGNDTLYGDDGLSQSIVDGEAAGGDSLFGEDGNDTLNGGYGDDFLYGGNGNDYLFAQEGNDHLFGDAGYDTLWGMKGDDFLDAGSNGEFTSGDEGNDFNAYRPVINGATFNDIAQGNSNNCFILSSMGDAAQNGVDMASRITYTGNGNYNVSLFRRSSTGTYTATTIPVYFDGTLRSTDPTAHFRGQEGESWPIIMNRALANLLGVDLSTTSGGYAGDVLGAIMGRAPTTTTWKDANGTQSMFYNDGILDYLFAVGNARPTVVATTGAAALDTTLFAGFHVYMVHSVQLSGYLYSPVTRMMVPQYVVTLYNPHGVDNRNAPGSGRSSGDNSDGLITITGAEFKRSFGEITTI; encoded by the coding sequence ATGTCTGCTACGCAAAAAACCGCTCAGAAAAACTCAAGCTCCGCCGCTCGTCGCCAATTCCTGCAACTCGAAACACTCGAGTCACGGCAGATGATGGCGATCACCGCCATGTCGGTAGATAGCGTGGGAACGCTGATGATTCGTGGCGACGATACGGCGGAAACGATCGTGGTGTCGAAGTCGGGTTCTTACACTCTGGTCCAATATCAGAGCAACGGCGGGACTCCGATCACTTACAACGTCGGCCCGTTGGTCACGCGACTCGACATCCGCACCAACGGCGGCAACGACACCGTAACCAACAACACCGCCATGCCAGCCGTGATCTACGGTGGGGCCGGCGATGACAAACTCAACGGCGGCTCGTCGACTGACTACCTCTATGGCGAAGTGGGCAACGACACGCTTAACGGTGGCGCCGGCGGCGACCTTCTGTACGGTGGCGATGGCATTGATACGCTCAACGGCAACGGCGGTGTCGATCAGCTATACGGCGACGCCGGTGACGATGTGCTCTTGGGTGGTGGCGGCATCGATTTTCTCCATGGCGGCGCCGGCAACGACACGCTGTACGGCGACGACGGGCTCAGCCAGTCGATTGTCGATGGTGAAGCCGCCGGCGGTGACAGCCTCTTTGGTGAAGACGGCAACGACACGCTCAACGGTGGCTATGGCGACGACTTTCTCTACGGTGGCAACGGCAACGACTACTTGTTCGCCCAAGAAGGAAACGATCACCTCTTTGGCGATGCCGGTTACGACACGCTGTGGGGCATGAAGGGAGACGACTTCCTCGACGCCGGCTCGAATGGCGAGTTCACTTCGGGCGACGAAGGCAACGACTTCAACGCATATCGCCCCGTGATCAATGGCGCGACGTTCAACGACATCGCTCAAGGCAACAGCAACAACTGCTTTATCTTGTCGTCGATGGGCGACGCTGCTCAGAACGGCGTCGACATGGCTTCTCGCATCACTTACACGGGGAATGGCAACTACAACGTGTCGCTGTTCCGCCGGAGCTCGACTGGAACTTACACGGCGACGACCATTCCCGTGTACTTCGATGGCACGCTTCGCTCGACCGATCCCACGGCCCACTTCCGCGGCCAGGAAGGTGAGAGCTGGCCGATCATCATGAACCGGGCCTTGGCGAATTTGCTCGGTGTCGACCTGTCGACCACGAGCGGCGGTTATGCGGGCGACGTGCTCGGAGCCATCATGGGCCGGGCTCCCACGACCACGACTTGGAAAGATGCCAACGGAACGCAGAGCATGTTCTACAACGACGGCATTCTCGATTACCTCTTTGCTGTCGGCAATGCACGTCCGACGGTGGTGGCCACGACGGGCGCCGCAGCTCTCGACACCACGCTGTTCGCTGGCTTTCACGTCTACATGGTCCACTCGGTGCAACTCAGCGGCTACCTCTACAGCCCGGTCACTCGTATGATGGTGCCGCAATACGTCGTCACGCTCTATAACCCGCACGGTGTGGACAACCGCAATGCTCCCGGCAGCGGCCGTTCGTCGGGTGACAACAGCGATGGTTTGATCACGATCACCGGCGCCGAGTTCAAGCGGAGCTTCGGCGAAATCACGACGATCTAG